A single window of Pyrus communis chromosome 10, drPyrComm1.1, whole genome shotgun sequence DNA harbors:
- the LOC137747063 gene encoding scarecrow-like protein 6 isoform X2, translating to MKAMPLPFEEFQGKGVLDFSFVSSSSAAAAASDSFLSSPPQKWIHRHHSSKENCYVGSTEPTSVLDTRRSPSPPTSSSTLSSSHGSGASGGSTDTTTAAGVENPSQTPLEEQKCGPSLGMEDWESVLSESPGQEQSILRLIMSDIEDPSLGLNTLLQSSSGSDHHHQNLEFGCGGFQDVVDQGGGYSGGFEPDDHFGGLVSPSLRASSGPDFNFSNNASNVETQSSNVRPNPTMFSASMSNPFPVSLSSGMFQRQQNMGLEEKPQIFNPQMVINQNQAESTQNPAMFMPLTYAQLQDHHLLSPPPSKRLNSGGFGPGYPVQRAPFLNPGSELLVQAQQQQQQLQFLPQHLQHQRPTMPVAKEKMMSPAEGGKEMMNQNHQQPQLEQAVIDQLFNAAELIETGNPVLAQGILARLNHQLSPIGKPFSRAAFYFKEALQLLLHINTSSNSSSALSPFSLIFKIGAYKSFSEISPVVQFANFTCNQAILEAVEGFNRVHVIDFDIGYGGQWASFMQEVALRNGGASSLKITAFISSSAHDEFELSPRIVVSLDRGSDRTDVPFPHQIIQALHSYSGLLESIDAVNVNPDALQKIERYLLQPGIEKIVTGRHHSPKRTPSWRALFLSSGFSPLTFSNFTESQAEYLVQRTPVGGFHVEKRQSSLVLCWQRKDLISASAWRC from the exons ATGAAGGCCATGCCCCTACCCTTTGAGGAGTTTCAAGGGAAGGGGGTGCTAgatttctcttttgtttcttcttcttctgctgctgctgctgcttcagaTTCATTTCtttcatcgccgccgcaaaaGTGGATTCACCGGCACCACAGCAGCAAAGAGAATTGCTATGTGGGCAGCACTGAGCCCACCTCTGTTCTCGACACCAGAAGAAGCCCAAGCCCGCCCACATCCTCCTCAACACTGTCTTCCTCCCACGGCAGCGGAGCCAGCGGTGGCTCGACAGACACAACCACTGCGGCGGGGGTCGAAAACCCATCTCAAACACCCTTAGAGGAACAAAAATGCGGGCCGTCGCTCGGCATGGAGGACTGGGAGAGCGTTCTGTCTGAGTCCCCAGGTCAAGAGCAGTCCATCCTGAGGTTGATTATGAGTGACATCGAAGACCCCTCTCTCGGATTGAACACGCTGCTGCAGAGTTCAAGCGGTTCTGATCATCACCACCAAAATTTGGAATTCGGCTGCGGAGGGTTTCAGGATGTGGTGGATCAAGGCGGAGGATACAGCGGCGGCTTCGAACCCGATGATCATTTTGGGGGTTTGGTTAGCCCCTCTCTGCGCGCAAGTTCTGGTCCTGATTTTAATTTCAGTAATAATGCCTCAAATGTTGAGACTCAGAGCAGCAATGTGAGACCAAACCCTACAATGTTCTCTGCTTCAATGAGTAATCCTTTTCCGGTTTCGCTGTCTTCCGGCATGTTTCAGCGGCAACAGAACATGGGTCTGGAGGAGAAGCCTCAGATTTTCAATCCCCAGATGGTAATTAACCAAAACCAAGCTGAGTCTACACAGAACCCAGCTATGTTTATGCCTTTGACATATGCCCAATTGCAAGACCACCACCTTCTCTCACCGCCTCCGTCGAAAAGGCTCAATTCTGGTGGATTTGGACCCGGTTACCCAGTCCAAAGGGCACCCTTTTTGAATCCCGGGTCAGAGCTATTGGTTCAGGctcagcaacagcagcagcagcttcaGTTTCTTCCTCAGCACCTTCAGCATCAGAGGCCAACAATGCCGGTGGCAAAGGAGAAAATGATGAGCCCGGCAGAGGGCGGTAAAGAAATGATGAACCAGAACCACCAGCAGCCGCAGCTTGAGCAAGCAGTAATTGACCAGCTTTTCAATGCAGCAGAGCTGATCGAAACAGGAAATCCGGTACTCGCGCAAGGGATATTGGCGCGGCTCAATCACCAGCTCTCTCCCATTGGTAAGCCTTTTTCAAGGGCTGCTTTCTACTTCAAGGAGGCCTTGCAATTGCTCCTTCACATCAACACCTCTAGTAACTCTTCTTCGGCTTTGTCGCCTTTTAGCCTCATTTTCAAGATTGGTGCTTATAAATCGTTCTCTGAAATCTCGCCTGTTGTCCAATTTGCCAACTTTACTTGTAACCAAGCCATCCTTGAAGCCGTGGAGGGCTTTAATCGTGTTCATGTTATTGATTTTGATATTGGCTATGGCGGGCAATGGGCTTCTTTCATGCAAGAAGTTGCCTTGAGAAATGGGGGTGCATCTTCTCTTAAAATCACTGCATTTATATCGTCTTCCGCGCATGATGAATTTGAG CTTTCTCCCAGAATTGTTGTCTCTTTGGACAGAGGCAGTGATCGGACCGATGTTCCATTTCCCCACCAAATAATCCAAGCCCTCCACTCTTACTCCGGCCTGCTTGAATCAATAGATGCTGTCAATGTAAACCCAGATGCACTGCAGAAGATTGAGAGGTACTTGCTCCAACCAGGCATTGAAAAGATTGTAACAGGCCGCCATCATTCCCCTAAAAGAACACCTTCCTGGAGGGCACTGTTTTTGTCATCTGGGTTCTCACCATTGACATTCAGCAATTTCACCGAGTCCCAGGCCGAGTACTTGGTGCAGCGGACTCCGGTTGGGGGGTTCCACGTCGAGAAGAGACAGTCTTCGCTTGTTCTCTGCTGGCAGCGCAAGGATCTCATTTCTGCCTCAGCTTGGAGGTGCTGA
- the LOC137747063 gene encoding scarecrow-like protein 6 isoform X1, producing MKAMPLPFEEFQGKGVLDFSFVSSSSAAAAASDSFLSSPPQKWIHRHHSSKENCYVGSTEPTSVLDTRRSPSPPTSSSTLSSSHGSGASGGSTDTTTAAGVENPSQTPLEEQKCGPSLGMEDWESVLSESPGQEQSILRLIMSDIEDPSLGLNTLLQSSSGSDHHHQNLEFGCGGFQDVVDQGGGYSGGFEPDDHFGGLVSPSLRASSGPDFNFSNNASNVETQSSNVRPNPTMFSASMSNPFPVSLSSGMFQRQQNMGLEEKPQIFNPQMVINQNQAESTQNPAMFMPLTYAQLQDHHLLSPPPSKRLNSGGFGPGYPVQRAPFLNPGSELLVQAQQQQQQLQFLPQHLQHQRPTMPVAKEKMMSPAEGGKEMMNQNHQQPQLEQAVIDQLFNAAELIETGNPVLAQGILARLNHQLSPIGKPFSRAAFYFKEALQLLLHINTSSNSSSALSPFSLIFKIGAYKSFSEISPVVQFANFTCNQAILEAVEGFNRVHVIDFDIGYGGQWASFMQEVALRNGGASSLKITAFISSSAHDEFEVSFTRENLKHFASELNLAFELELVSLESLNSGSWGLPIHASDRVAIAVNLPIGSFSSNPLLLPLILRFVKQLSPRIVVSLDRGSDRTDVPFPHQIIQALHSYSGLLESIDAVNVNPDALQKIERYLLQPGIEKIVTGRHHSPKRTPSWRALFLSSGFSPLTFSNFTESQAEYLVQRTPVGGFHVEKRQSSLVLCWQRKDLISASAWRC from the coding sequence ATGAAGGCCATGCCCCTACCCTTTGAGGAGTTTCAAGGGAAGGGGGTGCTAgatttctcttttgtttcttcttcttctgctgctgctgctgcttcagaTTCATTTCtttcatcgccgccgcaaaaGTGGATTCACCGGCACCACAGCAGCAAAGAGAATTGCTATGTGGGCAGCACTGAGCCCACCTCTGTTCTCGACACCAGAAGAAGCCCAAGCCCGCCCACATCCTCCTCAACACTGTCTTCCTCCCACGGCAGCGGAGCCAGCGGTGGCTCGACAGACACAACCACTGCGGCGGGGGTCGAAAACCCATCTCAAACACCCTTAGAGGAACAAAAATGCGGGCCGTCGCTCGGCATGGAGGACTGGGAGAGCGTTCTGTCTGAGTCCCCAGGTCAAGAGCAGTCCATCCTGAGGTTGATTATGAGTGACATCGAAGACCCCTCTCTCGGATTGAACACGCTGCTGCAGAGTTCAAGCGGTTCTGATCATCACCACCAAAATTTGGAATTCGGCTGCGGAGGGTTTCAGGATGTGGTGGATCAAGGCGGAGGATACAGCGGCGGCTTCGAACCCGATGATCATTTTGGGGGTTTGGTTAGCCCCTCTCTGCGCGCAAGTTCTGGTCCTGATTTTAATTTCAGTAATAATGCCTCAAATGTTGAGACTCAGAGCAGCAATGTGAGACCAAACCCTACAATGTTCTCTGCTTCAATGAGTAATCCTTTTCCGGTTTCGCTGTCTTCCGGCATGTTTCAGCGGCAACAGAACATGGGTCTGGAGGAGAAGCCTCAGATTTTCAATCCCCAGATGGTAATTAACCAAAACCAAGCTGAGTCTACACAGAACCCAGCTATGTTTATGCCTTTGACATATGCCCAATTGCAAGACCACCACCTTCTCTCACCGCCTCCGTCGAAAAGGCTCAATTCTGGTGGATTTGGACCCGGTTACCCAGTCCAAAGGGCACCCTTTTTGAATCCCGGGTCAGAGCTATTGGTTCAGGctcagcaacagcagcagcagcttcaGTTTCTTCCTCAGCACCTTCAGCATCAGAGGCCAACAATGCCGGTGGCAAAGGAGAAAATGATGAGCCCGGCAGAGGGCGGTAAAGAAATGATGAACCAGAACCACCAGCAGCCGCAGCTTGAGCAAGCAGTAATTGACCAGCTTTTCAATGCAGCAGAGCTGATCGAAACAGGAAATCCGGTACTCGCGCAAGGGATATTGGCGCGGCTCAATCACCAGCTCTCTCCCATTGGTAAGCCTTTTTCAAGGGCTGCTTTCTACTTCAAGGAGGCCTTGCAATTGCTCCTTCACATCAACACCTCTAGTAACTCTTCTTCGGCTTTGTCGCCTTTTAGCCTCATTTTCAAGATTGGTGCTTATAAATCGTTCTCTGAAATCTCGCCTGTTGTCCAATTTGCCAACTTTACTTGTAACCAAGCCATCCTTGAAGCCGTGGAGGGCTTTAATCGTGTTCATGTTATTGATTTTGATATTGGCTATGGCGGGCAATGGGCTTCTTTCATGCAAGAAGTTGCCTTGAGAAATGGGGGTGCATCTTCTCTTAAAATCACTGCATTTATATCGTCTTCCGCGCATGATGAATTTGAGGTTAGTTTCACTCGAGAAAACCTCAAACACTTTGCTAGTGAGCTCAACTTGGCATTCGAACTTGAACTTGTGAGCCTTGAGTCGTTGAACTCTGGTTCGTGGGGATTGCCTATTCATGCTTCTGACCGCGTGGCAATTGCTGTCAATCTCCCGATTGGCTCCTTTTCGAGTAACCCTTTATTGCTTCCATTGATCTTGCGCTTTGTTAAGCAGCTTTCTCCCAGAATTGTTGTCTCTTTGGACAGAGGCAGTGATCGGACCGATGTTCCATTTCCCCACCAAATAATCCAAGCCCTCCACTCTTACTCCGGCCTGCTTGAATCAATAGATGCTGTCAATGTAAACCCAGATGCACTGCAGAAGATTGAGAGGTACTTGCTCCAACCAGGCATTGAAAAGATTGTAACAGGCCGCCATCATTCCCCTAAAAGAACACCTTCCTGGAGGGCACTGTTTTTGTCATCTGGGTTCTCACCATTGACATTCAGCAATTTCACCGAGTCCCAGGCCGAGTACTTGGTGCAGCGGACTCCGGTTGGGGGGTTCCACGTCGAGAAGAGACAGTCTTCGCTTGTTCTCTGCTGGCAGCGCAAGGATCTCATTTCTGCCTCAGCTTGGAGGTGCTGA